The following nucleotide sequence is from Anopheles stephensi strain Indian chromosome 3, UCI_ANSTEP_V1.0, whole genome shotgun sequence.
TAAACGGTGCCAACGACGTCGTAGCTCGTCACATGGCCCAAATCACACAGGGTGTTAGTAATATGGGTGGACCGCTAATGTCGAGCGTGCTGAATGGAGGGAGTGCCGGCAGTGGCAATTCCGCCAGCACATCCAGTTTGCTCGGCGGTTCTGGCGGAATGACCGGAGGCAGTATGAGTGTGTCCGCGGGCGGTGGTATGACGACGGGCCCCGGTGGCGGAACACCGGGAACGCCTATCGGCATGGGTACGGGAGGCGGCAATACCGGCATGGGTCCGGCGGTCTCGATGAGCTCGATAGTATCGCCGCGAAGTAATCCCAACTCTTCGTCGCTGCTGTGCGCACCATCGTCCGACAGTAGTAACTTCTTCAACACAGACTTTGAGCTCGAATTTCCACATTCCACGTTCGACATGGAGGCGGTTGGTGTTGGGTGGGACTCACGACCCGACTCCCGTACCAGCGTCACTCCGGTCAGCACTCCTCGACCACCGTCCGTCAGCGCATACAGCCCAGCGGCCGCACCGATGTGTGCGTCACCGATGACGCCGTACTACTCAGGCAACACGATGGGCGGAATGCCTTCGCCGTCGAACAATAGCGGAGCGCCGGGGGGTAGCAGTAGTGGCGGCAACCTCATCAATCCTAGCTTATCcctgaacaacaacaataacaataacagtaataccaacaacaacaacaacactggAACGCCGTTCGGAGGGAACGCGTTTCAGTTCCCGTTCGACGATAGCAAGGATAAGTTGCAGGacattcagcagcagcagcagcagcagcagcagcaacaccatcatcCCCATATGTCGCCAATGCAGCAGCATCAGTCGGCGATGCCGTCGCAGCAGATGGTGCAACGACAGCCGCAACAtccacaacagcaacatcaccagcagcagcagcagcaacagcagcagcatctacAGCAGCATCTTCAGCAACAAGCGCAACCACCAACGAACACGCACGATTCCGAGCGGTTGCGGAATCTGCTTACAACCAAACGACCTCACTCAAATGCCTCATCCTCATCCGGGTTGGATATGGACCATGACCATCGGAATCCTAATCGAATTTTGAAGGTATGTAAACGTGCACCGCTAAACAAATTTTACCAATGCTCGTATTTAGCTGTTTGGGGGTATTGCATATGTATTAATCCTTCGGTGTTAGGCGTTAGCTACAACATAAGCTGTATTGGTAGTAAATAACAATATACTAATAAGCTCATAATTATAGTAATAACATACTTAaacttttgatttttttagttGGGTATTCGGTATGGTAAATTGACTTGCGTGACTTGCAATCCAAATATATTACAATCTTATCTTCTTTGCATGAGTATGAACTATTtatcaagcaaaacaaaatacttACCAAATTTTCTAACAAATGAACTatgttttcaaacatttatcaCAACTCTACTAAGCTATTATTAAGAATCTTTAAGAAACCAACATGTGCTTTCTTATAAATtcgttaaagaaaaaaatagcacGGCAATTGCTTTAACTGATTGTTTGAAAACTTTGAATAGATCTTTGTTATCGTACTCTTTTTTTGGTAATGCTCCATCGCCAATCTTGCATTGGCTACTTCACAATCCCGTACTGGAATGAGTTGACCTATATGCCTGCAGGTGGTGTTTGAACTGATTTTGtattattcttatgcatttgAGTTACCATAAGGTATCCTGGAgttgttttacattttcccaGATACTATTGAATAGGTTCCACACTTCATTGATAGTTTGCCAGATATGTTTGGATTCCTcaaaaaatctttttaaagATTTCTTTTACAGTTTTGTATGGGAAAATGTAAaccaaatcaatttaaaaaaattcatCCTAAGGGTTTTAAGATACTCTATACGATCAACGAAAAACTGATGATCACAGATAGAAATTGAAGCAATCACTTCTCTACTCTAACTCTGAATTATGACACCCAGTGGGCGACTTATAATTGTAGCTCTGTTTTGGAACTTCAACCACAGAGATTGTACTACGGTTCGAGACAGTTTTTGGGATCAAGAATCATCCTATTTACGATCACTTTCATGTACTAGTCTGCctccctatctctctctctttctttctcgtcCTTTACTCCCTGTTACTATCGTTCCATGTTACCATCCAATCCTCTTATCGTATGTTTCTAttcttctcttcctctctGTTTCTGTTTCGTATAATTTGTGGTTTCCTTTTGTAGGGCTTGCTAAATtccgaagaagaaaaggatagTAATGGCAATAAAGTAAATACCGCCTCTCTTTCACAACGTATACCTCAATCGGTTAGAACGCCAGCGCAGGGTAGTaataatggtggtggtggtggtggtggtgttagtGGGCTCGGGTTAACGGCCCGGGCAGCGGGAAATGAGAATAGTAAAGCCAGTAGCAACAATATGCTATTACAGGTACGGATACTACTGCTGCCTTCTGTCAGCACTTACTTTCTCTAGCTCGTTACGTTCGTTTGTAGTTCGATTGTGAGATTTTTCTGAACTTTTGCACAACATGctgcttcttttctttgtgaaatgctttgttttcttcaattaCTTTCACTCGAGCACGCGTTACTCTGGTGTTTTGTACAACTCCATCTACACATACAACGTTTTCTCTTCTCATCTAGTTCAAACTAAGGCTGTGATCGAGCCTCGATCTTACGCTGTTCAATTCTTTATCCATTTGATtgaaagacacacacaaactcacattTTTGTATAGATTTGGCGCATTGCGCGTTTCCCACCACACACTGTGTTCTAACATATCCACCATATACTAACTACCTGATTTATCTAAAGCTAGTTTGCCGCTCGTGTATCGTTTAACCACCAGTACTAGGCTTTGGTTGATAACAAGCCCCGTTTAAGTTTGACTTATAGTTTGCTGCCTACCGTTCTAACCACACTCACGCTCTAATAAAGATTGGCACGAATGGTGTTTAGATACTAGCGAAATTACGAAAGCGATAAACATGATACTCATGTTTAACCCTTCTCCACACTCAACCATAATATTCCAGCTGCTCAACGACAAAAGTGATGACGACGAAAGTGACGCCCGCAACCGACAAGGTCCGAGCGAACTTCTTAAGCAGCTGCAAAAGGTTAAAGTAAGTGTTGTCCGGTCGCGTTTTGAACTGGTTAAAcaggaagcgaaacaaaacataccAATTTGTTTGCCCACACCACACGATGGAAAGCGACATAAGCTAGATTATGAACCATTTGAACGGATTGCGTTTGTTCGTATTCTTTAGTTTCCGGAAGCTTTTGTTACGAACACTGTAATTGCTCTGTGTAtgtgtaatattttttctgtACTATATAAGCACATGGGAAAATTAATTCTCTACAAAAATACGTTCACTGTGGATTTATTGCAACGATCCGTATACATATAGAGAGGCATTAGCAACTAAGCCACTTCCAGCATATGCAACTAACACGCACATTGTTATGCTTTCTCCTTCCTAGGATGAGCCAAAGGAGCATTATCCGCCGCCATTGAACAACGAAGAACTCATCCAGAAGCTACAGGTACAAAGCAATGACCGAAAGCGACCTTCGACCGAGCCAGACGAAGGGGCGGCGGTCAAGCGAACGGACAACAGGCCGTCAAAGTTGCGCGAGCGCAACAAGATGCTGGCCTCCTTGCTGGCCAACCCGTCCAAAGCACCAATGCCAATGCAAACGGCCATGCCGTTCAATCGCATCATCCCGGACATACCCAACTCCGGGCTGGCTCGGCAGCTAGCAAACGTGTCGAGTTCGACGGCGCCGAACCAAACGCTGAATAATAACAATCTAACCACTAGcaacaataatttaaaacaagtaCAACAGCTGAACCAAATGcgcctccagcagcagcagcagcagcaacagcagcagatgcGCAAATCAGCTATGCCTTCTCAATCGCAGCAACCTCCAACATCCTCCGATATCTACCTCaaccatcagcaacagcagcaccatcatcaacaccCCCAAACGCACCAACAgcacctgcagcagcagcagcagcagcagcatcattcgCAACatccgcaacagcagcaccatacGCAGGCATCgatgatgcagcagcagcagcagcagcagcaacagcagcaaatgtTGGCCGCCCAGCGGCAGCAAAACTTTTCGCCCGCGATCCAGGACTCCGGCATCGGGTCGGCTGGCGGTGGCAGCGGTTCGTTTGCAACGTCGACGCCCGCCACCTCGACGCAACTCGTGACGGAGTGGGACCCGGAGCTCAACGAAATACTTAATCACGTGATTGAGATTGCACCGGAGGGCGACTTTGCCGAGAGTGAACTCAACAGTATCTTAGGTAAGTGGGGAGGGCGGAGGGAACAATTTTTACAGCCCGGTGACCCTAtcctggcttttttttttatcaacccCGCATTACATCTGATGTACAAagtactaggcgtctccatgggttaactttaaaacacaaacattttatttccatATCCGATTTGAACTTACAGTAGTAAGACTTAAGATTGGTCGAATTGCTATTTGAATCAATGAATTTACTTACTGCCCGCTGTGCCTTGGGTGAGCGGTTACAGCAATGTCCTCATCATACAATCGTTTTCTTCTATTTCAGGCTTAAGTCCAATTGAATCGTCTACATCGTCGGTTGTACCGTCGCAGTCGAGCCAACCGGATATACAAGAAAAGTTGGCAATCAATGCCATCCAGAAATCGTTAATGCAGTACGAAAATGTCAGCTCTCCATTACAACCACAGCCCCAACCACAGTTCAGCGGAAGTCCGCCAGCCTACCCAATGCACACGATGGCCGGAGGAGCAAACAACGGTGCGGGTTCGGGCGGTGGCAGTGGACCGGGCAGTATGGGTCCTGTAGGTGGTCCGCCTGGCAGTGGCCCAACAGGTTTGGTGGGTCCTGGCGGTTCGGGcagcgccggtggtggtgcgggCACTGGTGGCCCAGGACTCAATCCGGGCACCAGTTTGCAACAGCAATCGTCACAAGCGGGGCCAAACCAAAACTTTACACCACCGCCAGTGTACACGCAGCGGATGCGGATACCACCGCAGGGTCAGCTAGGTAACGCGAATCCCGTCGTACCGCAGAACTTGCTTGCAATGCAGCAGAAGCTGCAGCATCAAAGTCGGGATCATCGTATGTTGCAGGAGCAACAGCGAACGCgtctgctgcagcagcaacagaagcaGCAGATGGTGGTTACGGTGAACCCGACAGCAAACTCAGACCTTGGTCGTAAGTTGTTTGAGCCATTGTTGAAAGCAATTGAGGTTTTACagcattgttttttgttattcgttgtagCTCCCAACGTTACGCTGACGCGAGCAAATAATGTACCGGATTCACAGCTTAGTCCCGGATTTTCGCCGAGCCTGATGCAGCAACAGCTGAGTCCAAGTCAAAGGACGCAACTTAGTCCGCAACAAGCAGGTACGTGGCggttaggattttttttcggaaacaaaacgaatCTTTTCTAAACCAAAATGCTTCTGCCCTTTCCGCTTTCAGGATTCCAAGGCAACCCGTTCAACAACAATCCAGGCCATCGTCTATCTCCTCAGCTGCAGCAGATGGTGTCCGGGTTTGGCAATGCAGGTAGCAACGTCAATCAACAGCTATCACCGCGCCAACCACCAC
It contains:
- the LOC118511597 gene encoding neurogenic protein mastermind isoform X3, whose amino-acid sequence is MSIAAAENAGLGPCELPLPDQWLVHTQLSQSTQSSQASFYSASQTGGQSLGGLGGLSASTLPIQQQQQHSSSVQQQHSPAQLQNQINATQSAAAAAAATATPGAAPASQLQSQSKIMNVVVPSVACPPTASKKIRRKPDAKPQSQINKCNNEKRRRELENEYIEQLGEFLQIKRDMTACKPDKAAILSEVVRTFRHMLEQGNPNLTGSRCSKCSPDCSASCKLHPVQQGEVSSTEPPLPEPSVNGHSPEKSAYFEAVQHYISNVGWALLEINSEGVIECATENVRDVLHYSRTELHGQSIYSYLHTGDHSKLSPILNKNSFELNWDQNEVSTTACWSNDFQSNPAYAPPPQMFYQTPKRTIRTKIRWLLRAPEGANETIEQKQQRLEKYKDLLIISAPVKDDTEESSSVLCLITLPEDDQATIETTTMPQTLDEQLTLKLDTSGNIINYNSSTLRKQFAGNFTKETIRSIYDICHYQDRPRLNEHLGNVRASNGTPHELTYRLRLGGPDVYVHVKTQSKLFRSAKPNESDFIMAICTVLTENEVAMLSADGSSSSGGMVMGGGSGSSGGLSAAMSGSNINNNNGSSSNPTSSSSMGLLMPSTSSSVTGGGLNGANDVVARHMAQITQGVSNMGGPLMSSVLNGGSAGSGNSASTSSLLGGSGGMTGGSMSVSAGGGMTTGPGGGTPGTPIGMGTGGGNTGMGPAVSMSSIVSPRSNPNSSSLLCAPSSDSSNFFNTDFELEFPHSTFDMEAVGVGWDSRPDSRTSVTPVSTPRPPSVSAYSPAAAPMCASPMTPYYSGNTMGGMPSPSNNSGAPGGSSSGGNLINPSLSLNNNNNNNSNTNNNNNTGTPFGGNAFQFPFDDSKDKLQDIQQQQQQQQQQHHHPHMSPMQQHQSAMPSQQMVQRQPQHPQQQHHQQQQQQQQQHLQQHLQQQAQPPTNTHDSERLRNLLTTKRPHSNASSSSGLDMDHDHRNPNRILKGLLNSEEEKDSNGNKVNTASLSQRIPQSVRTPAQGSNNGGGGGGGVSGLGLTARAAGNENSKASSNNMLLQLLNDKSDDDESDARNRQGPSELLKQLQKVKDEPKEHYPPPLNNEELIQKLQVQSNDRKRPSTEPDEGAAVKRTDNRPSKLRERNKMLASLLANPSKAPMPMQTAMPFNRIIPDIPNSGLARQLANVSSSTAPNQTLNNNNLTTSNNNLKQVQQLNQMRLQQQQQQQQQQMRKSAMPSQSQQPPTSSDIYLNHQQQQHHHQHPQTHQQHLQQQQQQQHHSQHPQQQHHTQASMMQQQQQQQQQQQMLAAQRQQNFSPAIQDSGIGSAGGGSGSFATSTPATSTQLVTEWDPELNEILNHVIEIAPEGDFAESELNSILGLSPIESSTSSVVPSQSSQPDIQEKLAINAIQKSLMQYENVSSPLQPQPQPQFSGSPPAYPMHTMAGGANNGAGSGGGSGPGSMGPVGGPPGSGPTGLVGPGGSGSAGGGAGTGGPGLNPGTSLQQQSSQAGPNQNFTPPPVYTQRMRIPPQGQLGNANPVVPQNLLAMQQKLQHQSRDHRMLQEQQRTRLLQQQQKQQMVVTVNPTANSDLGPPNVTLTRANNVPDSQLSPGFSPSLMQQQLSPSQRTQLSPQQAGFQGNPFNNNPGHRLSPQLQQMVSGFGNAGSNVNQQLSPRQPPPFGGGVGGQPVNQPNVVVSGQSPQQQQQQQQQQQQQQQQQQQWQQNANARLSIQQQNPMLNAQLSSVGGFNPNAPNRQFVGPPQRQRGTLNSPGTPRQQSAFGGSMVDGGGFPGPPSPSPVGVSAPNFANPVYANQQMRLQRQGSVPPQSTQHLPAVFAGSPRSAYGGHGPGPDATGYGMMFGNAAAMQQHTASSPGDYFNRSQTGLNGGIIGGGNSGSGGGGGGVGNGNGGMGLSNGTHSSGQSLNHSELVRQELRAIVSGRAQRPPSHGSSPMGLSPLGGMSLPSCGEGANGVVGSNGGLNVSSVGSSNGSCGTLANSPSSGMLSGIGGGGGGGGSSLGGGASARTSLSDAGTAGTMMLHSGNAPTGLDPSMLFNFHLTQKEFFGGNTSR
- the LOC118511597 gene encoding neurogenic protein mastermind isoform X2 produces the protein MSRRGSRTASVTAVPACYRLGPCELPLPDQWLVHTQLSQSTQSSQASFYSASQTGGQSLGGLGGLSASTLPIQQQQQHSSSVQQQHSPAQLQNQINATQSAAAAAAATATPGAAPASQLQSQSKIMNVVVPSVACPPTASKKIRRKPDAKPQSQINKCNNEKRRRELENEYIEQLGEFLQIKRDMTACKPDKAAILSEVVRTFRHMLEQGNPNLTGSRCSKCSPDCSASCKLHPVQQGEVSSTEPPLPEPSVNGHSPEKSAYFEAVQHYISNVGWALLEINSEGVIECATENVRDVLHYSRTELHGQSIYSYLHTGDHSKLSPILNKNSFELNWDQNEVSTTACWSNDFQSNPAYAPPPQMFYQTPKRTIRTKIRWLLRAPEGANETIEQKQQRLEKYKDLLIISAPVKDDTEESSSVLCLITLPEDDQATIETTTMPQTLDEQLTLKLDTSGNIINYNSSTLRKQFAGNFTKETIRSIYDICHYQDRPRLNEHLGNVRASNGTPHELTYRLRLGGPDVYVHVKTQSKLFRSAKPNESDFIMAICTVLTENEVAMLSADGSSSSGGMVMGGGSGSSGGLSAAMSGSNINNNNGSSSNPTSSSSMGLLMPSTSSSVTGGGLNGANDVVARHMAQITQGVSNMGGPLMSSVLNGGSAGSGNSASTSSLLGGSGGMTGGSMSVSAGGGMTTGPGGGTPGTPIGMGTGGGNTGMGPAVSMSSIVSPRSNPNSSSLLCAPSSDSSNFFNTDFELEFPHSTFDMEAVGVGWDSRPDSRTSVTPVSTPRPPSVSAYSPAAAPMCASPMTPYYSGNTMGGMPSPSNNSGAPGGSSSGGNLINPSLSLNNNNNNNSNTNNNNNTGTPFGGNAFQFPFDDSKDKLQDIQQQQQQQQQQHHHPHMSPMQQHQSAMPSQQMVQRQPQHPQQQHHQQQQQQQQQHLQQHLQQQAQPPTNTHDSERLRNLLTTKRPHSNASSSSGLDMDHDHRNPNRILKGLLNSEEEKDSNGNKVNTASLSQRIPQSVRTPAQGSNNGGGGGGGVSGLGLTARAAGNENSKASSNNMLLQLLNDKSDDDESDARNRQGPSELLKQLQKVKDEPKEHYPPPLNNEELIQKLQVQSNDRKRPSTEPDEGAAVKRTDNRPSKLRERNKMLASLLANPSKAPMPMQTAMPFNRIIPDIPNSGLARQLANVSSSTAPNQTLNNNNLTTSNNNLKQVQQLNQMRLQQQQQQQQQQMRKSAMPSQSQQPPTSSDIYLNHQQQQHHHQHPQTHQQHLQQQQQQQHHSQHPQQQHHTQASMMQQQQQQQQQQQMLAAQRQQNFSPAIQDSGIGSAGGGSGSFATSTPATSTQLVTEWDPELNEILNHVIEIAPEGDFAESELNSILGLSPIESSTSSVVPSQSSQPDIQEKLAINAIQKSLMQYENVSSPLQPQPQPQFSGSPPAYPMHTMAGGANNGAGSGGGSGPGSMGPVGGPPGSGPTGLVGPGGSGSAGGGAGTGGPGLNPGTSLQQQSSQAGPNQNFTPPPVYTQRMRIPPQGQLGNANPVVPQNLLAMQQKLQHQSRDHRMLQEQQRTRLLQQQQKQQMVVTVNPTANSDLGPPNVTLTRANNVPDSQLSPGFSPSLMQQQLSPSQRTQLSPQQAGFQGNPFNNNPGHRLSPQLQQMVSGFGNAGSNVNQQLSPRQPPPFGGGVGGQPVNQPNVVVSGQSPQQQQQQQQQQQQQQQQQQQWQQNANARLSIQQQNPMLNAQLSSVGGFNPNAPNRQFVGPPQRQRGTLNSPGTPRQQSAFGGSMVDGGGFPGPPSPSPVGVSAPNFANPVYANQQMRLQRQGSVPPQSTQHLPGSPRSAYGGHGPGPDATGYGMMFGNAAAMQQHTASSPGDYFNRSQTGLNGGIIGGGNSGSGGGGGGVGNGNGGMGLSNGTHSSGQSLNHSELVRQELRAIVSGRAQRPPSHGSSPMGLSPLGGMSLPSCGEGANGVVGSNGGLNVSSVGSSNGSCGTLANSPSSGMLSGIGGGGGGGGSSLGGGASARTSLSDAGTAGTMMLHSGNAPTGLDPSMLFNFHLTQKEFFGGNTSR
- the LOC118511597 gene encoding neurogenic protein mastermind isoform X5; translated protein: MSRRGSRTASVTAVPACYRLGPCELPLPDQWLVHTQLSQSTQSSQASFYSASQTGGQSLGGLGGLSASTLPIQQQQQHSSSVQQQHSPAQLQNQINATQSAAAAAAATATPGAAPASQLQSQSKIMNVVVPSVACPPTASKKIRRKPDAKQPQSQINKCNNEKRRRELENEYIEQLGEFLQIKRDMTACKPDKAAILSEVVRTFRHMLEQGNPNLTGSRCSKCSPDCSASCKLHPVQQGEVSSTEPPLPEPSVNGHSPEKSAYFEAVQHYISNVGWALLEINSEGVIECATENVRDVLHYSRTELHGQSIYSYLHTGDHSKLSPILNKNSFELNWDQNEMFYQTPKRTIRTKIRWLLRAPEGANETIEQKQQRLEKYKDLLIISAPVKDDTEESSSVLCLITLPEDDQATIETTTMPQTLDEQLTLKLDTSGNIINYNSSTLRKQFAGNFTKETIRSIYDICHYQDRPRLNEHLGNVRASNGTPHELTYRLRLGGPDVYVHVKTQSKLFRSAKPNESDFIMAICTVLTENEVAMLSADGSSSSGGMVMGGGSGSSGGLSAAMSGSNINNNNGSSSNPTSSSSMGLLMPSTSSSVTGGGLNGANDVVARHMAQITQGVSNMGGPLMSSVLNGGSAGSGNSASTSSLLGGSGGMTGGSMSVSAGGGMTTGPGGGTPGTPIGMGTGGGNTGMGPAVSMSSIVSPRSNPNSSSLLCAPSSDSSNFFNTDFELEFPHSTFDMEAVGVGWDSRPDSRTSVTPVSTPRPPSVSAYSPAAAPMCASPMTPYYSGNTMGGMPSPSNNSGAPGGSSSGGNLINPSLSLNNNNNNNSNTNNNNNTGTPFGGNAFQFPFDDSKDKLQDIQQQQQQQQQQHHHPHMSPMQQHQSAMPSQQMVQRQPQHPQQQHHQQQQQQQQQHLQQHLQQQAQPPTNTHDSERLRNLLTTKRPHSNASSSSGLDMDHDHRNPNRILKGLLNSEEEKDSNGNKVNTASLSQRIPQSVRTPAQGSNNGGGGGGGVSGLGLTARAAGNENSKASSNNMLLQLLNDKSDDDESDARNRQGPSELLKQLQKVKDEPKEHYPPPLNNEELIQKLQVQSNDRKRPSTEPDEGAAVKRTDNRPSKLRERNKMLASLLANPSKAPMPMQTAMPFNRIIPDIPNSGLARQLANVSSSTAPNQTLNNNNLTTSNNNLKQVQQLNQMRLQQQQQQQQQQMRKSAMPSQSQQPPTSSDIYLNHQQQQHHHQHPQTHQQHLQQQQQQQHHSQHPQQQHHTQASMMQQQQQQQQQQQMLAAQRQQNFSPAIQDSGIGSAGGGSGSFATSTPATSTQLVTEWDPELNEILNHVIEIAPEGDFAESELNSILGLSPIESSTSSVVPSQSSQPDIQEKLAINAIQKSLMQYENVSSPLQPQPQPQFSGSPPAYPMHTMAGGANNGAGSGGGSGPGSMGPVGGPPGSGPTGLVGPGGSGSAGGGAGTGGPGLNPGTSLQQQSSQAGPNQNFTPPPVYTQRMRIPPQGQLGNANPVVPQNLLAMQQKLQHQSRDHRMLQEQQRTRLLQQQQKQQMVVTVNPTANSDLGPPNVTLTRANNVPDSQLSPGFSPSLMQQQLSPSQRTQLSPQQAGFQGNPFNNNPGHRLSPQLQQMVSGFGNAGSNVNQQLSPRQPPPFGGGVGGQPVNQPNVVVSGQSPQQQQQQQQQQQQQQQQQQQWQQNANARLSIQQQNPMLNAQLSSVGGFNPNAPNRQFVGPPQRQRGTLNSPGTPRQQSAFGGSMVDGGGFPGPPSPSPVGVSAPNFANPVYANQQMRLQRQGSVPPQSTQHLPAVFAGSPRSAYGGHGPGPDATGYGMMFGNAAAMQQHTASSPGDYFNRSQTGLNGGIIGGGNSGSGGGGGGVGNGNGGMGLSNGTHSSGQSLNHSELVRQELRAIVSGRAQRPPSHGSSPMGLSPLGGMSLPSCGEGANGVVGSNGGLNVSSVGSSNGSCGTLANSPSSGMLSGIGGGGGGGGSSLGGGASARTSLSDAGTAGTMMLHSGNAPTGLDPSMLFNFHLTQKEFFGGNTSR
- the LOC118511597 gene encoding neurogenic protein mastermind isoform X14, translating into MSRRGSRTASVTAVPACYRLGPCELPLPDQWLVHTQLSQSTQSSQASFYSASQTGGQSLGGLGGLSASTLPIQQQQQHSSSVQQQHSPAQLQNQINATQSAAAAAAATATPGAAPASQLQSQSKIMNVVVPSVACPPTASKKIRRKPDAKPQSQINKCNNEKRRRELENEYIEQLGEFLQIKRDMTACKPDKAAILSEVVRTFRHMLEQGNPNLTGSRCSKCSPDCSASCKLHPVQQGEVSSTEPPLPEPSVNGHSPEKSAYFEAVQHYISNVGWALLEINSEGVIECATENVRDVLHYSRTELHGQSIYSYLHTGDHSKLSPILNKNSFELNWDQNEMFYQTPKRTIRTKIRWLLRAPEGANETIEQKQQRLEKYKDLLIISAPVKDDTEESSSVLCLITLPEDDQATIETTTMPQTLDEQLTLKLDTSGNIINYNSSTLRKQFAGNFTKETIRSIYDICHYQDRPRLNEHLGNVRASNGTPHELTYRLRLGGPDVYVHVKTQSKLFRSAKPNESDFIMAICTVLTENEVAMLSADGSSSSGGMVMGGGSGSSGGLSAAMSGSNINNNNGSSSNPTSSSSMGLLMPSTSSSVTGGGLNGANDVVARHMAQITQGVSNMGGPLMSSVLNGGSAGSGNSASTSSLLGGSGGMTGGSMSVSAGGGMTTGPGGGTPGTPIGMGTGGGNTGMGPAVSMSSIVSPRSNPNSSSLLCAPSSDSSNFFNTDFELEFPHSTFDMEAVGVGWDSRPDSRTSVTPVSTPRPPSVSAYSPAAAPMCASPMTPYYSGNTMGGMPSPSNNSGAPGGSSSGGNLINPSLSLNNNNNNNSNTNNNNNTGTPFGGNAFQFPFDDSKDKLQDIQQQQQQQQQQHHHPHMSPMQQHQSAMPSQQMVQRQPQHPQQQHHQQQQQQQQQHLQQHLQQQAQPPTNTHDSERLRNLLTTKRPHSNASSSSGLDMDHDHRNPNRILKLLNDKSDDDESDARNRQGPSELLKQLQKVKDEPKEHYPPPLNNEELIQKLQVQSNDRKRPSTEPDEGAAVKRTDNRPSKLRERNKMLASLLANPSKAPMPMQTAMPFNRIIPDIPNSGLARQLANVSSSTAPNQTLNNNNLTTSNNNLKQVQQLNQMRLQQQQQQQQQQMRKSAMPSQSQQPPTSSDIYLNHQQQQHHHQHPQTHQQHLQQQQQQQHHSQHPQQQHHTQASMMQQQQQQQQQQQMLAAQRQQNFSPAIQDSGIGSAGGGSGSFATSTPATSTQLVTEWDPELNEILNHVIEIAPEGDFAESELNSILGLSPIESSTSSVVPSQSSQPDIQEKLAINAIQKSLMQYENVSSPLQPQPQPQFSGSPPAYPMHTMAGGANNGAGSGGGSGPGSMGPVGGPPGSGPTGLVGPGGSGSAGGGAGTGGPGLNPGTSLQQQSSQAGPNQNFTPPPVYTQRMRIPPQGQLGNANPVVPQNLLAMQQKLQHQSRDHRMLQEQQRTRLLQQQQKQQMVVTVNPTANSDLGPPNVTLTRANNVPDSQLSPGFSPSLMQQQLSPSQRTQLSPQQAGFQGNPFNNNPGHRLSPQLQQMVSGFGNAGSNVNQQLSPRQPPPFGGGVGGQPVNQPNVVVSGQSPQQQQQQQQQQQQQQQQQQQWQQNANARLSIQQQNPMLNAQLSSVGGFNPNAPNRQFVGPPQRQRGTLNSPGTPRQQSAFGGSMVDGGGFPGPPSPSPVGVSAPNFANPVYANQQMRLQRQGSVPPQSTQHLPGSPRSAYGGHGPGPDATGYGMMFGNAAAMQQHTASSPGDYFNRSQTEFFGGNTSR